The genome window GGTCAAAATATCCGGCTGGCAAGTGCCGCCCGACACCGGCGCCAGCGAAAGATCGATGCTGTCCGCTCCAGCCTCCAGCGCGGCCAGATAAGCCGCCACGGAAATGCCCGCGGTCTCGTGCGTGTGAAAAGCCAGCGGCGTTTTTTTGCCGAGCAGTTTTTTGGCCATCTTGAGCGTTTCGTGCACCTTGCGCGGATTACTCGTGCCGGAAGCGTCCTTGAAACACAGCGCCGTGTAAGCAATGCCGGAGTCCAGTATCCGGCGCAGGGTCTTTTCGTAAAACTCCACATCGTGCGCGCCCGCGCAGCCCGGCGGCAGATCCATCATCGTGACCGCGATCTCGTGATTTAATTTATTGTCCGTGATGCACTTGCCGCTGTAGTCCAGATTGTCGACATCATTCAGCGCGTCAAAATTGCGGATCGTCGTCGCGCCGTATTTTTTGAAAAGTTTGGCATGGAGATTGATAATGTCGCGCGGCTGCGATTCCAGCCCCACGACATTCACGCCGCGGGCCAATGTCTGCAGATCAATGTCCGGCCCAACCAGTTTGCGGAACTGCGCCATATTTTCAAAAGCGTTTTCGTTGGCGTAAAAGAAAGAGCTCTGGAACAGCGCGCCGCCGCCGAATTCAAAGCGCTTGAGGCCGGCCTCGACCGCCGCCTCGACCGCTGGCAGATAATCTTTCAGAAAAACCCGCGCGCCGAATACGGACTGCAATCCGTCGCGGAACGCGGTGCACAGCACTTCGATTTTTTTCCTGGCCATAAGCCGCTCCTTAATTTCTGCTGGCAATCGCCGCGACTACCGCCGCGACAAAATTATCATTGACCACTGGCTGTTCCGGCACGGCGGGTTTCTCGGGGAAAAATTTCAGCGTGACCACGCTCAGCAAATTAACCGCCAAGACCAAAAAGACCAGAAAGAAAAACGTTATGCCCATGCCGACAATCGTTATTTGCAGCGCACTAAACCACATGCACATCACCCGCTAAAATTTTTTCTACACCCTGTGCTGTTTGTACCAGCAGAGCACCACTGTCAGTCACCTGAATTACCCTGCCGGTTATTTCTCGCCGGACAGTCTGAACTTGAATTTGCTTGCCTATGATATTTAACTCATTTTGCCATATCTCAAAGAGATTAGCAAATCCAGCGCTTTGCGTCTCTGCGTAAAAAGCAAAAAATTTTTCTAGCAGCCCGCGCAAGAATTCTTCCCTGTCGTGAATTTGGCCGGTTTCCGCCCGCAGCGAAGTCGCCGGCTGGTCCAGCGCGGCCAGATTTTTTTCAGACATGTTCACATTGAGGCCGATGCCGATGACCAGACCCTTGCCGCTGCTCTCGGCCAAGATCCCGCAGATTTTCTTGCCGCCGACCAGCACATCATTGGGCCATTTGATCTGCGCTTCTATATTATGCTGGCGGAGC of Candidatus Margulisiibacteriota bacterium contains these proteins:
- a CDS encoding biotin--[acetyl-CoA-carboxylase] ligase translates to MDIIRLDTVDSTNKYALAHLAALADRVVITAEEQTAGRGRLDRVWSSPRGENIYCSIVLKEQRSNPLLTILAALAVARALRQHNIEAQIKWPNDVLVGGKKICGILAESSGKGLVIGIGLNVNMSEKNLAALDQPATSLRAETGQIHDREEFLRGLLEKFFAFYAETQSAGFANLFEIWQNELNIIGKQIQVQTVRREITGRVIQVTDSGALLVQTAQGVEKILAGDVHVV
- a CDS encoding OadG family protein, which translates into the protein MWFSALQITIVGMGITFFFLVFLVLAVNLLSVVTLKFFPEKPAVPEQPVVNDNFVAAVVAAIASRN